CTAACAGCAGCAATTCCTCATTATCATTATATATTTCATCAAACTGACTTATGGGAAGGGGATTTGTTCCTCTGCCTACTTCTATGGTAAAGCCCGGTCTTCCAAAATCCTGAATAAACCAATCCTTATAGCCTGAATAGGAAGTTATTCCAGTAGTTTCAGCAAGGTCATAGCCACTTACGTTTGAAAATTGATTACCTATGGCTAAAGATTCTGGTGGAGTAAGATTGGAAAATTGCCAGAATATAACTTCACCTTGACTGTGGTAAGCAAGAACAAGTCTAAAGTTGTGAGATCTTGTAAAGTTTACTACTGCCTTTGTTTCAGGTTCTGATTCTGGGGATGGGCCCGAGTATCTGGTAGGTCCCGGACCAAATACGCCATATTGTGCTTCGGCTTCCTTTGATAAATTCCACAGTGCATTGTAATTATGGTTTAGATCAACTCCGTGGTTGTTAGCCTGCCAGTTTGTTGAGAAATTTGTGCTGCCATTGTTCCATCTTATCAAGTCATTGTAATAGGGGTTAGTTCTCGATAAACCATTAAGGACTAAATCTATTCCGTCAGGATTTACCATGGGCATTATATATATGCTGCTTCTATTCCATATATCTCTTACGTCATATCCTCTTATATTTGTTCCATCCACATAGGCTTTGGAAAAGTTTTCTATAAATTTTGTGAGTACAGGAGTAGTAATCCATTCTAAGGAGTGATGAGATCCATTATAGAAAACCTGGTTTGGTCCTGTACCAAGTCTTACATAGTATAGCTGACCACCAAGAACACTTGTACCTGCACTTCCTATGGTTATAAAGGGATATCTGGCTTTTAGACCTCTAAGATCTTTTTCTAAAATGTCATAAGTGTAATCTATGTTTGTGTCAACTACATTAATTCCATAGGGTACTGTTATAGTAGTTCCAGGAGTTAAATTATTTGGATTTATACCTGGATTGGCAGCTATAATTTTATTTACCTGAGTATAATGATTCCTTGCTATATTATAGAGCGTATCTCCTGGTCTTATGGTATAAGTATCATATCCCAGTATAAATTTTTCAAGGACTCCATAAGTAACAGCACCTATAATACCATCTGGAGTGAGTCCATTATTTCTTTGAAAGGTACTTACAGCTGACTTTGTTTGGCTTCCAAATATTCCGTCAATGGGGCCTGGGTCATATCCTATCTTTTTTAGTACCGCCTGTAGTTTCATTACTTCAGTTCCACGGGAACCTAATCTATATATAGGCATATTTTACCACCTTAACATTAATTATCACTATTATTTTATACTTTAGATATGAAATTGTTACAGAATATTTCAGATGAATTTAACCTGACTAACTTGGCGTAAGTCTCCCCCGCACGCTGTACAGCCCTCACACAAAATCGAAAAGAAGATTTTGGTTCTCTACTTGCACTCTGTGAAAGTGATTCGCACCAAATTAAAATTTGGGCTCTCTACTTTTCTTCAAGTGGGAGTTCAACGCCAAGTAAGCCATGCATTTGCAGTTCTAAAATTCAGATGAGGTAAAAGAATCCCCACCTGAATTAAGAACTTGCTTCAAATAAGAAAATTAATATAATATGCTGATAGCTGTAGAGTGTAATAGAAAATGGTATATAGATTATATAAAGAATATGGGTTAAAATATAGGTAATTAAGTTTATTTTGAACAAATATAAAAAACAGGAAATGCAAGAAGAGCTAAAAAATGTGATTAAAAATCCATTAAGAAATAAAAGGAGGGTTTAATTATGGGTAAAAGAGTGATAAACAAAATTGTAGATGGTAATGTAGGATATGATGGTGCAGGAGTGAAGCTTGTACGTGTTATAGCTAATAGAACTGTTAAGGAATTTGATCCATTTTTAATGTTGGATGTATTTGATTCTAAGGATCCTGAGGATTATGTTAAGGGCTTTCCATGGCACCCACATAGGGGAATTGAAACTGTAACTTATCTTATACAGGGAGAAATAGAACATGGTGACAATATAGGGAACAAGGGAACTATTGACAATGGCTGCTGTCAATGGATGACTGCAGGCAGCGGAATAATCCATCAGGAAATGCCAAAGCCTTCAGAGAGAATGTATGGTTTTCAGCTTTGGATCAATTTACCAAGGGAAAATAAGATGTGTACTCCAAAGTATAACGATATAAGAGCGAATATGATACCAACAATAAAGGAAGAAGGCTCTGTAACTGGAATAATATCAGGACATTATAAAGGCACTGCAGGAGCAATTCAGGGAGAATATGTAAAGGCTCAGATTTTCGATGTAAGTATGGAGAAAAATGCAAAGTGGTCTGTTGAAACTGAGGAGGATCTTACTGTATTTATATACATCTTTGAAGGTGAGGGGAGTTTTGATGATAAACAGCAGAATTATGTAAAGGAAAAGAATGCTGTCTTATTCAGCAGTGGTGAAAAATTGGAGGTTTATTCTGGAAACAGCAGTATGAGATTTGCTGTATTCATGGGAAAAGCTCTTAAGGAACCTGTGGCTTGGGGTGGTCCAATTGTTATGAATACACAAGAAGAACTTGACACTGCTTTTGAGGAGATTAAAAAGGGAACTTTTATAAAAAATATAGGTGAGAGTAGGTATAATCTGAATTTGTAGGATATTTTTTTCCCGTTGCACTACAGAAAAATTTAGAACTAATAGAAATAAACTTTATTAATTTATGAGTTTTTAAGCTTTTTTCGCAGCACAGCGGAGAAAAAGCAACAATAACTATTAATTCTTAATTTTTAACTCTTAACTGGTTTTTAACTTTCCACTATCAACTATCAACTATCAACTGAGAAAAGGATTGTTTCGTCCTTTTCTCCTGTTTACACTAAAAATGCATAATAATTTAATCCTAATTCTCAAAAATACCGCTAAGTTCAATATTTTGAATCGCATTAAGTATCTTTTCTTGATTTTGTACAAGGGCAAAACGTACAAAGCCTTCTCCGTACGCTCCAAAGCTGCTGCCAGGAACTACTATAACTCCTGTTTTATCCATAAGATCAAAGGTGAATTTCAAAGAAGATTTATATTTTGGAGGAATAGCTGCCCATAGGAACATACTGCCTCCAGTGTTGTCAATATGCCATCCAATTTTGTTAAGACCTTTTATGAGAATATCTCTTCTTTTTTTGTAGGTATTTTTTACTGATTGTACACAATCCCTTGGACCCTCTAAAGCTGCAATGGCGGCCTTTTGAAAGGGAAGGAACATTCCGTAGTCTACATGGGATTTTAACATTTTTAGCTGCTTTATAATATCCCTATTTCCTACAGCAAATGCAATTCTGCAGCCAGGTATGCTGTAAGTCTTTGATAGAGAATTGAATTCAATTCCAATATCCTTAGCACCGGGGATAGATAAGAAACTTCCACCTTCTGTATGGTCAAATACCAGTTCGCTATAGGCATTGTCGTGGAGTACAGCTATATTATATTTCTTTGCAAATTCCACAAGTTTTATATAAAAAGCTCTGGGAGCAGTAGAAGCAGTTGGATTGTTAGGATAGGATACTATCATTAATTTTGCTTTTTTAGCTACCTCTTTATCTATGGAATTAAAGTCAATGAGATAATTATTTTCTTTTAGCAGAGGCATTTTAACTATTTCTGCACCAGCAAGATAAGGACCAACACTAAAAATAGGATAACCAGGATCCGGGGTCAGTACTATGTCACCTTTGTCCACAAGGCACAGAGACAATTCAGCAAAACCACTTTGAGAACCTATAAGGGATATTATTTCATCTTGCTTTAGCTTTACTCCATAGCGTTTATTGTACCATTTCTTAACTGAAGTTTTTAATTCTTCCGTATCATTTATGGAATATATGTAGTTTTCAGGTTTACTGGATTCTTCTACTATTGTATTTATTATATGATGAGCTGGCGGGATATCCGGAGTACCAACGCTAAAATCAATTACTTCTCGTCCTTCAGCTATAAGTTTATTTTTTCTTTCTAGAAGCTGAGAAAATATAGCTGAGGTAAGTTGTTCCATTTTTTTAGAAAAAATCATTATATACCTCCACAAGTTTATTTTTTATATATTCATTACTACAAATTCATTTGTGCATAATAAATCCACAACAAAGAAGGTTAATTGATATTACTATGAATTATAAATAAATTACATAGGATATTACTATCATAAATTACAATATATGTAATTACATGCTGGATTTTATTGATAAGTTTATTATATAATCTTTATCAATAAATGTTAAGCTGAGAATTAATGAATATCTTCAGTTAGAACTTATCTTCTCAATAATCCTCGATTTTCCTTTTAAAATAGGGATATGTCTCAAAGGAAATAAATTATTCATTGGACTTGTAAATGACTTCATTTAGTTATGAAAAATTAGATTTTAACGTCTGGTCTTATATAGTAGAATCTATAATAACTAAAAAGACGTTTCACAATGCATGCATATGTATACATTGTGAAACAGCACTTTTATTCTTATTATCAATTTGAAAATAGCCTGTTCCAGGTATTTATGCCTACAATTCCATCTGCAAGCAATTCATTATTTCTTTGAAAAGCTATAACCGCCTCAAAGGTGTATTTCCCAAAGTATCCATCAGCTCCCCATTTACCTAAATTGTAGTTCTTATATATGAGCTTTTTCTGAAAAAGTCTTACATTTTCATCAATAAGTTTTGGATTCATCTTCATAAGGTATCCAGGATAGGGAATAGGTTGAATTTGGCTGTTAGCTGCATTTTGTGAAGATTTTTTGACAGCCAAATCAGTTTTCATATTTTTTAGAGGAAAGTTTCTACCGGGACAATCGGTTAGATTTAATTCACTATGGCCGTATATTTTATCTATATTATATTTTTTTATTAAAAAAGCTGTAAGTTCTAAAAGTGCACTGTACTGCTTGTTTTCCATGGATTCATTGTTGAAATTTCCTTCACTGCATATACTGATAGATGTGCTGTTATAATTTATACAATGGGCACCCATGCTAGTTTCTGGTCTTCCTGAATATATGCTGCCATCTTTTCTTACTAAGTAGTGATATCCACAACCTGCCCAGCCCTTTTCAAGATGCCAATGGTGGATGTCCTGTATACTGCAATGTTTTGCAGCAGCATGATGAATCAATATGGATTTAGGATTATTAGCGTAGAGAGAGAGATTTTTAAATTTTAAATTCCCATTTAATATATTCAAATTGAGGGCCTCCTTATAGAAAATTATTTTCACTAGACTGTTTACTGAATTAAAGCTAAGGGTTAAATACAACAGCCCTGCATTGCAGCAGGGCTATAAGTTAGAACAATTATTAACTTATGTCAAAATCTGTAGAAGATGTGGTTATTATCTTGGCATCCTTTTTACCTGTTAATTCTCCAGTTTTTGTGGAAAAGACTTTTTTCTGAATTATAAGATCCATAAGATTATTCACTTCTGCTTCTGTCACAGTAGCTTGTCCATTCTCATCTTGTTTTACATTGTCAATGGATAGTGAGAAGTATTTGCCATCTTCTTCAGTAGTAAATCTCAAAGTAAGTCTGTGAGCCATTGTAATTCCTCCTTTTTAATAACATTTTTTATATTACTCATTAGTAAGTAAACTGTTGTCCACTTTTTGTACTGTTGATACTGGGTAGTTAAGGATATTGCCTATAGCTGAAGCTACATCGTATATATCCTGATCTAAAGCGATAGTTGTTATAGCCCCAAGATTTAATTTTTTACTGGTGTCTTTTCCATTTTCGTCTTTACCAGTATTCAATACTATAACTAGCGAAGAAGAAATTTTAGTTAATGCTGCTGCCATATTATCACCTCCTTTCTGTGCTTCTGACTATATATATGACATAGAAAAATTTATTACAGGATAATTTGAAAAATTTTTTAGAAAAGCAAAAGAATCTTCTCTAATTTTTTCATTAGAAAAGATTCTTTTTAATAAATTATTTTAAAAAATTACATCGCTCTGCCAGGAACTATAGCATCTATTACTCCAATAACTAAAGCTGCCAATATAGCACCTATTATTGATGCACGCATATTTGGAACTAAAAACTGTGTCAAATATATTATTACAGCAGATATAATAAAACCCTTTAGACCTTTACCAAAAGGTGATGCATCTACACCCATAAAGGATTCTACTAAATAATCAACCACAACTATTATAACGGCAGCTAGTAAGAATGACCATAATCCTCTAATGGAAAAACCAGGTGTTAAGAAAGATGTTACAGCCAACACAATTGCAACAAATACTAATCTCCATAACCAATGAATTATACCACTACCATTTGAATGTCTTTCATTTCCATTTCCATTTCTATGTTCTTCATTATGTGCCATGAATAATACCTCCTTCTAAAGTTATTACAAAATTTTATTTGATTTCATAAGCACTTAAGTAAAAGTTTTTATGAACATGTATCTAGTATGCTCAGTTTAATAAAAAATATTAATTTTATATTTTTATCTGCAAATAAGGTATGAAGATTAAATAAATTTATTA
This genomic window from Clostridium pasteurianum DSM 525 = ATCC 6013 contains:
- a CDS encoding DUF1659 domain-containing protein, whose amino-acid sequence is MAAALTKISSSLVIVLNTGKDENGKDTSKKLNLGAITTIALDQDIYDVASAIGNILNYPVSTVQKVDNSLLTNE
- a CDS encoding phage holin family protein — its product is MAHNEEHRNGNGNERHSNGSGIIHWLWRLVFVAIVLAVTSFLTPGFSIRGLWSFLLAAVIIVVVDYLVESFMGVDASPFGKGLKGFIISAVIIYLTQFLVPNMRASIIGAILAALVIGVIDAIVPGRAM
- a CDS encoding M14 family metallopeptidase, which produces MPIYRLGSRGTEVMKLQAVLKKIGYDPGPIDGIFGSQTKSAVSTFQRNNGLTPDGIIGAVTYGVLEKFILGYDTYTIRPGDTLYNIARNHYTQVNKIIAANPGINPNNLTPGTTITVPYGINVVDTNIDYTYDILEKDLRGLKARYPFITIGSAGTSVLGGQLYYVRLGTGPNQVFYNGSHHSLEWITTPVLTKFIENFSKAYVDGTNIRGYDVRDIWNRSSIYIMPMVNPDGIDLVLNGLSRTNPYYNDLIRWNNGSTNFSTNWQANNHGVDLNHNYNALWNLSKEAEAQYGVFGPGPTRYSGPSPESEPETKAVVNFTRSHNFRLVLAYHSQGEVIFWQFSNLTPPESLAIGNQFSNVSGYDLAETTGITSYSGYKDWFIQDFGRPGFTIEVGRGTNPLPISQFDEIYNDNEELLLLASII
- a CDS encoding peptidoglycan recognition protein family protein, producing MNILNGNLKFKNLSLYANNPKSILIHHAAAKHCSIQDIHHWHLEKGWAGCGYHYLVRKDGSIYSGRPETSMGAHCINYNSTSISICSEGNFNNESMENKQYSALLELTAFLIKKYNIDKIYGHSELNLTDCPGRNFPLKNMKTDLAVKKSSQNAANSQIQPIPYPGYLMKMNPKLIDENVRLFQKKLIYKNYNLGKWGADGYFGKYTFEAVIAFQRNNELLADGIVGINTWNRLFSN
- a CDS encoding DUF2922 domain-containing protein, translated to MAHRLTLRFTTEEDGKYFSLSIDNVKQDENGQATVTEAEVNNLMDLIIQKKVFSTKTGELTGKKDAKIITTSSTDFDIS
- a CDS encoding pirin family protein, which encodes MGKRVINKIVDGNVGYDGAGVKLVRVIANRTVKEFDPFLMLDVFDSKDPEDYVKGFPWHPHRGIETVTYLIQGEIEHGDNIGNKGTIDNGCCQWMTAGSGIIHQEMPKPSERMYGFQLWINLPRENKMCTPKYNDIRANMIPTIKEEGSVTGIISGHYKGTAGAIQGEYVKAQIFDVSMEKNAKWSVETEEDLTVFIYIFEGEGSFDDKQQNYVKEKNAVLFSSGEKLEVYSGNSSMRFAVFMGKALKEPVAWGGPIVMNTQEELDTAFEEIKKGTFIKNIGESRYNLNL
- a CDS encoding aminotransferase class I/II-fold pyridoxal phosphate-dependent enzyme, encoding MIFSKKMEQLTSAIFSQLLERKNKLIAEGREVIDFSVGTPDIPPAHHIINTIVEESSKPENYIYSINDTEELKTSVKKWYNKRYGVKLKQDEIISLIGSQSGFAELSLCLVDKGDIVLTPDPGYPIFSVGPYLAGAEIVKMPLLKENNYLIDFNSIDKEVAKKAKLMIVSYPNNPTASTAPRAFYIKLVEFAKKYNIAVLHDNAYSELVFDHTEGGSFLSIPGAKDIGIEFNSLSKTYSIPGCRIAFAVGNRDIIKQLKMLKSHVDYGMFLPFQKAAIAALEGPRDCVQSVKNTYKKRRDILIKGLNKIGWHIDNTGGSMFLWAAIPPKYKSSLKFTFDLMDKTGVIVVPGSSFGAYGEGFVRFALVQNQEKILNAIQNIELSGIFEN